Within Calditrichota bacterium, the genomic segment TGCTGGAGGGTCTGCGCCGGGCCGATGGCCTCCCAAGACAAGTCGTGGTCTACGACCCGGAAGTGAACAATATCGAAAGACTATCGACTATCGTTGGCGATCTCCTGGTCAAAGCCGACAATAGTCGGGCCGTCGCGGAGGTGGCCGATTGGGTGTTTCTGGCCGTGCATCCGCCGGTCGCGGCTGAGGTGTGCGGTCAGATCAAATCCGCGTTGAAAAGAGACGCGACCCTCATCTCGTTAATCCCCACGATCAGACTCCACCATCTATCCGGGATGCTCAACGGTTTCAACCGCATCGTGCGCATGATTCCCAATGCACCCTCCATGATCGGCAGGGGTTACAATCCGGTTGTTTATTCGGACGGTCTCACGGCGGGTGACCGTTCGTCCCTGGTTAGCCTGTTCCGGCATTGGGGCGAGTCACCCGAGGTGCCCGAAGAGCACCTGGAGGCCTACGCCATCGTCACCGGCATGGGGCCCACCTACTTCTGGTTCCAATGGCTGGAACTCATGCGGCTGGGGACGGAATTCGGTTTGAGCGAACCTGGAGCCAGGGAGGCAATGGCGGCTATGCTGCACGGGGCGGTGGATGCTATGTTCCATTCCCAACTGCCTGCCGAACAAGTGCTGGATTTGATTCCCGTTCACCCGCTGAAAAACGATGAAGAAGCCATCCGGCAGATTTTCCAGAACAGGTTAGGCAGTCTGTATCAGAAGCTGAAGACAGCAACCCGGTGACTACCCATAAGACCGAACGGGTTGACGTGACAGGAGGAAATTCTGATGAAATGATGGTCATGTCCCTGCTGGTGAGCGTGGAGTTAATTCCCATCAAGAAGTTCATCGTTCCGTTTGTGAGCTGATTTTACAACTACCTAAGGAGGTAAAAATGAGTAGTGCTCAAATGTCTTTCTGGAAAAACTATCTTCCAACTATCATCTTGCTGATCCTCCTTCTGATTGTTTTCATCGGGCTCTTGCCGACTGGGAAATTGAGCGGTGAGAATTTGCCGCCACTGACTGTGGCTCATGGCAGCATTTTGATCGTCATTGGCCTGTTGGCGGGTCTGCTTGGCGGCTTGATCGGTACTGGCGGCTGCAGTGTGATGTTGCCGGCCATTCATTTCTGGCTGGGTTATCCAGCGACCATTGCCGTTGGCACTACGCTTTTTGCCGTGGTTTTCACGGCCATTTCTGGCGGCTATGGCCATCTCATCCGAAAAAATCTGGATGTCAGAACTACACTGTGGGTTGGCATTTCCGGTATCGTTGGCGTCATCATCGGTTCCTACCTGTTCAAATTGCTCACTGCGCATACGGCGCTGCTGGGATTAATTCTAGGACTGGCGTTTCTCTGGCCCGCTATTCGCATGATCTGGGAAGGACTGTTGCAGACCAAAAAACCCCAGGCAATGGGTGACTCCATTCCCGGACCGGCATGGGGTTGGG encodes:
- a CDS encoding NAD(P)-binding domain-containing protein, with translation MGAEGTLGFIGGGRVTRLLLEGLRRADGLPRQVVVYDPEVNNIERLSTIVGDLLVKADNSRAVAEVADWVFLAVHPPVAAEVCGQIKSALKRDATLISLIPTIRLHHLSGMLNGFNRIVRMIPNAPSMIGRGYNPVVYSDGLTAGDRSSLVSLFRHWGESPEVPEEHLEAYAIVTGMGPTYFWFQWLELMRLGTEFGLSEPGAREAMAAMLHGAVDAMFHSQLPAEQVLDLIPVHPLKNDEEAIRQIFQNRLGSLYQKLKTATR
- a CDS encoding sulfite exporter TauE/SafE family protein: MSFWKNYLPTIILLILLLIVFIGLLPTGKLSGENLPPLTVAHGSILIVIGLLAGLLGGLIGTGGCSVMLPAIHFWLGYPATIAVGTTLFAVVFTAISGGYGHLIRKNLDVRTTLWVGISGIVGVIIGSYLFKLLTAHTALLGLILGLAFLWPAIRMIWEGLLQTKKPQAMGDSIPGPAWGWAIMGLIIGILTGVVGLGGGYALVPGFIYLFGAPVYITMGTSLATMIPLAVVGGGIKLVQGFVALGAGLILAAGTVVGAQIGAAIIKKFKPTTLKLIFGLYFLYVSIKFIAAF